The Andrena cerasifolii isolate SP2316 chromosome 14, iyAndCera1_principal, whole genome shotgun sequence genome contains a region encoding:
- the LOC143376669 gene encoding juvenile hormone epoxide hydrolase 1 produces the protein MLKVAVVLALLASGIALYLRCCSSNLEVPILPETNWGSKNNGKESTEIRPFKIDVPQSVVEDLKYRITHRRTYTEPLEDTAWTYGISTKYLNTILDYWTSKYNWTERQALLNKYPQFKTTIQGLDIHFYHVRPTNLPKDRKLKVLPLMIIHGWPGSVVEFQKIIPMLTTPSPNHDFVFELIVPSLPGYGFSEGAVRPGMGAAQIAVIFKNLMHRLGFEKFYLQGGDWGSLVSSNLASLFPEKVIGVHLNMCNFNRPSSLFWGIVGSYIPALIVESEHYSKFYPLSTAIKTLIEETGYFHIQATKPDTIGAALASSPDGLAAYIIEKFSTWTNKAYRDRDDGGILEKYTIDELLDNVMVYWVTNSFTTSARLYAESTNSAYRALKIEELPIKVPTGCAMFPHELLAQPKSILASKFHNIIQYNYMLRGGHFAAFEEPRLLADDVFSFVKKTEEMTKQSEQKK, from the exons ATGCTGCTCGAGCAATCTCGAGGTACCAATTTTACCGGAAACAAATTGGGGCTCGAAAAACAATGGAAAGGAGTCCACCGAAATACGGCCGTTTAAAATCGATGTTCCACAATCG GTTGTGGAGGATCTGAAATATCGTATTACACATAGAAGAACATACACAGAGCCACTAGAAGACACAGCATGGACTTACGGTATCTCTACAAAGTACCTTAATACGATACTTGATTACTGGACAAGCAAATATAATTGGACAGAGAGACAGGCACTGCTAAACAAATATCCTCAATTTAAAACAACTATCCAAG GTCTGGATATCCACTTTTACCATGTCCGACCAACAAATCTCCCAAAGGACAGAAAGTTGAAAGTTCTGCCTTTAATGATAATACATGGATGGCCTGGGTCCGTAGTcgaatttcagaaaataataCCCATGCTGACAACACCCTCGCCAAATCATGATTTTGTATTCGAGCTGATCGTACCATCGCTCCCTGGATATGGGTTCTCGGAAGGAGCCGTTCGTCCAGGAATGGGAGCTGCTCAG ATTGCAGTGATATTTAAGAACCTCATGCATAGACTAGGattcgagaaattttatttacaaggaGGAGACTGGGGATCACTCGTTTCTTCAAATCTGGCCAGTCTTTTCCCAGAAAA AGTGATTGGTGTGCATCTTAACATGTGTAACTTCAATCGACCAAGTAGCTTATTTTGGGGGATCGTTGGAAGTTACATTCCCGCCTTGATTGTTGAGAGCGAGCACTATTCAAAGTTCTATCCTCTGAGTACTGCTATAAAAACTTTAATCGAAGAAACTGGTTACTTTCATATACAAGCTACGAAGCCAGATACCATAG GAGCTGCATTGGCATCCTCTCCAGACGGTCTGGCAGCGTATATCATAGAAAAGTTCAGTACATGGACGAACAAAGCATACAGAGACCGCGATGATGGCGGGATATTAGAGAAGTATACGATAGACGAACTCCTTGATAACGTAATGGTATACTGGGTGACCAACAGCTTTACGACCAGTGCTCGTCTATACGCCGAATCCACAAACTCAGCGTACAGAGCTTTGAAAATTGAAGA aCTGCCTATTAAAGTACCCACAGGTTGCGCTATGTTCCCTCACGAGTTACTTGCCCAGCCAAAAAGTATACTGGCAAGCAAATTCCATAATATAATTCAGTATAATTACATGCTACGCGGGGGACACTTCGCGGCTTTCGAGGAACCTCGGCTTTTGGCTGACGACGTGTTCAGTTTTGTAAAGAAGACGGAAGAAATGACAAAACAGTCGGAACAGAAAAAATAA